GACTCCCTGGAACAAGCGCAACGCAACAAGGTCGATCACATTGCCCGCAAGCTCTGTCTTAAACCGGGCATGCGTGTTCTCGATATTGGTTGCGGTTGGGGCGGGTTAGGTCTGGCCTTGCACCAACGCCATGGCGTTAACGTTACCGGCATCAGTCTGTCCGAGGAACAGCTAAAAGTCGCCCGCCGTCGCGCCGACGCGGCCAAGGTCGGCGAGGCTGTGCAGTTTCTGTACAAGGATTATCGTGAAGTCGAGGGCATATTTGATCGCATTGTCTCTGTCGGTATGTTCGAGCACGTCGGTCTGCCTATGTACCGGACCTTTTTTAAAACCATGAAAGACCTATTGTCCGAGGATGGTGTTGCCCTGCTCCATACCATCGGTCGGGCCGATGGGCCGGGGGCTTCAGATTCCTGGACCTTGAAATACATTTTTCCAGGCGGGTATGCCCCTGCTCTGTCTGAAATTGTGCCTCATGTGGAGCGGGCTGGGCTGTACATTACTGATGTTGAAACGCTGCGTTTGCATTACGCCTACACGCTCCGTGAATGGCGCAAGCGTTTCATGGCCCATCGTGATGAAATGGAAAAAATTTATGACGCGCGCTTCTGCCGCATGTGGGAATTTTTTTTGGCCAGCGCCGAATCAAGTTTTCATCACGCCTACCACGTGAATTTCCATATTCAGATGAGTCCAAGCCTTGAGACCGTGCCCCTCACCCGCGATTATATGTATGAGTCTGCCTAGGCCGCTTTGAAGGCGATGACCGCACCGCAGGCTTGCGAGGGCGGCACCCAAATCGTTTGTTTAGTGGTTCGCACCGTCACGCCATTGTCTTCAAGCCAGACGCGCGTGGTCTCAAGATCAGCTACGAACACGGTGAAGCCAGCCAGTGCTGGCGCTGACAGAGGGTCGATTCCTGGGTAGGTGTCACGAAACCCTGGATCATCCAGAAAAGTCAGCGTCTGATGATCGAAAGTCACGGTGTTGGCTTTTTTGACTGTCGCGCCGGGATAAGACGCAAACCGTGTCATCGCCGCATCTACGTTCTCGGCAAGAACGGTCACACCCGCAACGCCCAGCGCGCCGTTGGGGTGCCCCTGAGGTGGCGGCTGAAACACTAACTCTGGTGTGAGTTGCTCTACCAAGCATACAAAGCCTTCCTCGCCCAGGGCATCGGGGGCTTTGAACCATTTGAACTTGGCGTCGCCATGATTCTGCCCAGAGCGGACGTAGCGGCCTGCGTTTTGCACCGCTGGCACCTCTAATCCTTGGCTCGTTAGAGCCGCGTGGCTGGCCTCCGCATCTGAACTGCTGAACGCCAGAATGTGCAGCCCCTCATGTCGGGCGAGCCAGGGGGCCAGATGATGGGCGGGATCGGTCGACGTTACGCCCGTCAATTCTACGTAGCTGTCTTTAAAGATGAGGTGGGCTGAGTCCTGGCCGAGCGGCACAGACTTTCCGTCCACCATACCCATCAGGGGTTCCGGGTCGGTGGGTCGAAACCCAAGACGCGTATAGGCTGCGGTCATCTTGGCGATGTCCCGGCCAACCACGCCTAGGTGATCAATCGCGGCAGGTGTGATTTGTGGGGCCGACTTCATGACAGATTGGTGCCATACTTCACCCCGGATTGAAAAGGTTATGACGACAAAACCGAGACTTAATTAGAATTTAAGGAGGGAAACACAGCTATGGAAAAGAACGCCACTTATCCCGGATACATTGGAATCTCTGACG
This genomic stretch from Rhodospirillaceae bacterium harbors:
- a CDS encoding cyclopropane-fatty-acyl-phospholipid synthase family protein, whose translation is MLFARFLKPLMKRGTLVIIDHTGRRYDVGTGEAPTVTVTFHDPQLGTKLFLNPALHAGEGYMNGTLTIEDGDLYDMLDLVMSNIRAIHGHWAARTLKSIERFGGLVRTYNPVSRAANNVAHHYDLSATLYERFLDEDMQYSMAYYRSPDDSLEQAQRNKVDHIARKLCLKPGMRVLDIGCGWGGLGLALHQRHGVNVTGISLSEEQLKVARRRADAAKVGEAVQFLYKDYREVEGIFDRIVSVGMFEHVGLPMYRTFFKTMKDLLSEDGVALLHTIGRADGPGASDSWTLKYIFPGGYAPALSEIVPHVERAGLYITDVETLRLHYAYTLREWRKRFMAHRDEMEKIYDARFCRMWEFFLASAESSFHHAYHVNFHIQMSPSLETVPLTRDYMYESA
- a CDS encoding VOC family protein is translated as MKSAPQITPAAIDHLGVVGRDIAKMTAAYTRLGFRPTDPEPLMGMVDGKSVPLGQDSAHLIFKDSYVELTGVTSTDPAHHLAPWLARHEGLHILAFSSSDAEASHAALTSQGLEVPAVQNAGRYVRSGQNHGDAKFKWFKAPDALGEEGFVCLVEQLTPELVFQPPPQGHPNGALGVAGVTVLAENVDAAMTRFASYPGATVKKANTVTFDHQTLTFLDDPGFRDTYPGIDPLSAPALAGFTVFVADLETTRVWLEDNGVTVRTTKQTIWVPPSQACGAVIAFKAA